The Anolis carolinensis isolate JA03-04 chromosome 1, rAnoCar3.1.pri, whole genome shotgun sequence genome window below encodes:
- the LOC100556166 gene encoding glycerol-3-phosphate dehydrogenase 1-like protein, with translation MPPKKVCIIGAGNWGSAISKIIGENAQKSNMFESTVKMWVFEEIINGRKLTDIINQDHENVKYLPGHKLPRNVVAVPNVKEAAEGADILVFVIPHQFIPKICEELTGNVKNGAIGISLIKGIDEGPDGLKLISDIIREKLKIEVSVLMGANIANEVADDMFCETTIGCKNPASGKIFKELIQTSNFRIAVVEDCDTVELCGALKNIVAVGAGFCDGLGFGDNTKAAVIRLGLMEMIAFAKLFCKGTVTLETFLESCGIADLITTCYGGRNRKVAEAFACGEKTIEQLEKEMLNGQKLQGPQTSAEVYKILKQKKLIDKFPLFVNIYLICYKGKSVKEFVTCLQNHPHHM, from the exons GGGATCTGCCATTTCGAAAATCATAGGTGAGAATGCCCAAAAATCGAACATGTTTGAATCTACTGTTAAGATGTGGGTGTTTGAAGAGATAATCAACGGCCGGAAACTCACCGATATAATAAACCAAGATCATGAAAATGTAAAGTATCTCCCAGGACATAAGCTACCTCGCAATGTG gttGCTGTCCCAAATGTAAAAGAAGCAGCAGAGGGCGCAGATATCTTAGTATTTGTTATACCTCATCAGTTCATTCCAAAAATCTGTGAGGAGCTTACTGGCAATGTAAAAAacggcgccattgggatttcatTGATCAAG GGAATAGATGAAGGCCCTGATGGGCTGAAACTCATATCAGACATTATTCGAGAGAAACTGAAGATAGAAGTCAGCGTGCTCATGGGGGCCAACATTGCTAATGAAGTTGCAGATGACATGTTCTGTGAAACAACCATAG GTTGCAAAAATCCTGCAAGTGGGAAGATCTTTAAGGAATTAATTCAAACCTCAAATTTCAGAATTGCAGTGGTAGAAGACTGTGACACCGTGGAACTCTGTGGGGCCTTAAAA AACATCGTGGCAGTGGGGGCTGGTTTTTGTGATGGCTTAGGCTTTGGAGACAACACCAAGGCAGCTGTAATTCGTCTGGGCCTGATGGAGATGATTGCCTTTGCAAAACTATTCTGTAAAGGCACTGTAACACTAGAAACATTTCTGGAAAGTTGTGGCATTGCAGATCTGATCACGACATGCTATGGAGGAAGGAACAGGAAGGTGGCTGAAGCTTTTGCATGTGGTGAAAAA acAATCGAACAGCTCGAAAAAGAAATGTTAAATGGACAAAAGCTTCAAGGACCTCAGACATCAGCGGAAGTCTATAAAATCCTGAAGCAGAAGAAACTGATTGACAA GTTTCCATTATTTGTAAATATCTACCTGATCTGCTACAAAGGAAAGTCTGTCAAGGAGTTTGTCACTTGCCTGCAGAATCATCCGCATCACATGTAA